DNA sequence from the Gemmatimonadales bacterium genome:
CATCAGGCGTGAGACACCAAGATATGGCGTCCGTTCGGATGCCAGGGAGGCGGTCGCGATGGCATCGGCGAGATACGCGTGGTCGAGGGCGACCGGCCCGATCATCGCGACCAGATCGCTCAGGCGAGACGCGAACGAGGCCACGCCATCCGTGACGGTGTAGAACGCCTGCTGGATTCCGAGACTGTCCTGAAGCAGCAGGACGCTGCGCCGCTCTCGGTCAACCAGCGCTGCGGCGTACTGCCCCAGCACATGCCGGCTCAGATCAGGTCCCCACTTCGCGTAGGCACCTGCGATCTGGCGGGCGGGCGGGTCTGACGAATGGGTGGGTTGCGGGAGGTCTCGTGCGTTGGTGATGGCGCCTGCGGCCATCACGAAGAACGGACGGCCATTGATCGTCGTGACGACCGGGTCGGGTCGTGCGAACCAGACGAGGCGCCCGTCCGGGTGGAGTTGTCCCGCGAAGCGGACCGGCTCGGATGCTCCCCGCGGTTCGGACGGGGTTACTGGAGAACGGCGATCGGGGTGAATCGGGCGACCTCGTGGGGCTGGTGGAGCAGCGGTGTGTCGCCGAGTTCAACCCATGCGTGGGCGATGAAGGGGCTGGTGCAGACGCCGATGACGTGGCGGATGGCACAGCCGCGCTCGCGCAGAAACGAATAGAGCGCCAGCGAGCGGGGCAGGCAGTCGTTCCGGCCTCGTCGGGAGATGAGAAACATCTCGGCACGGCGGAATGCAGCCAGCAGGCGCTCGACAGGAGGCGGATCTGCCGACCCGCGCGCGCCGGCAGCCGCGCGCGCGGTTGCTCCGGCGTAGGCGGAGGGCAGACCACCGACCGCCAGGCTGAGGCTGGTTCGAAGACAGGCGAGCCAGGCATGGAGGGAAGCCGGCAGGAGATGGAGGATTCGCGGCCTCCGTGCGTGGTTGACAGGCGGAATGTCACGAGTGCCGTTGCCGGCGGGGGCTGCGGCTGGGCGAATCAGGCCCCGCTGTTCGCAGTCGCTGATGAACCGGTCCAGATCGGCGGCAAGCCGATCGGGCTCGACATCGAACCGAGTGGTGAGTTGCGCACCTAGAGAACTGCGATCGTTCCCGGCTGTGATCCCGGACCACATTGCCATGGCCGAGCCGGTCAGGCTGAGATAGGACCCCGACCGGAGGCAGAGAATGGTGACGAGATCACCCGAATCGAGCCACCTGACG
Encoded proteins:
- a CDS encoding lasso peptide biosynthesis B2 protein; the protein is MSEAQQDRPSARWEASPHVRWLDSGDLVTILCLRSGSYLSLTGSAMAMWSGITAGNDRSSLGAQLTTRFDVEPDRLAADLDRFISDCEQRGLIRPAAAPAGNGTRDIPPVNHARRPRILHLLPASLHAWLACLRTSLSLAVGGLPSAYAGATARAAAGARGSADPPPVERLLAAFRRAEMFLISRRGRNDCLPRSLALYSFLRERGCAIRHVIGVCTSPFIAHAWVELGDTPLLHQPHEVARFTPIAVLQ